AGAACCGTATGGGTGACGGTACGAGATCATTTTTacgattaaagaaaatttgGAGGAAATCGTTCATACCATTTTATCACCATTCCAGATACCATCACGCTTTCACATGAACGTCCATGTATCGTTTTTATCGTTGCAGAAGTAACGTTTGATAGAACAGCTGCGTTTACAGAAACAATTACTATTTCTAAAGTCGTAAATGTATAGTTTAGACTGtttgagatatagttttttagtatgcgggaacGATTAGAATCggaaatcaaattgaaacgTGTGAAAGAAAACTGTGACCCATAACCTAAAACATGGCGGACCCTCCTGACAAAAATTCAGGACAGcctgaaaaagttttcacaaaatatGAGTACAACCAGAACGACATGGCACCCTTCAGAGTTATCGTACAGCTGAATGACGACAAGAAAGGAGTTcttcaaataaacaaactttCCTTAGGAAGACTGCTCAGCCAACAAAGGGACTACAAAAACAGTATTGACAATATGCGGGCTTTAGGTAGAAATAGGAtcttggtttttcttaaagacTTCCGAACGGCAAACAATTTGCAATCAGTCGAAACGCTCAAACCAAACAACTACAAAGCCTACATCCCCAGGAGTTTCGTGTCGGTATCTGGAGTAGTAACGGGTGTCCCTGTAGAAATGGACATCAACGAAATTAGCGAAAACATCAGCAGTGAATATCCCATCCTGGCAATCCACCGACTACATCGATATGAAGGAGAAGATAATAAGATTCCGACTCACAGGATAAGTATAGTCTTCAAAGCCAATAAGTTGCCAAAGGTAGTACGCTTATTTTGCTGCATAAACTCAGTCAGACCGTTCGTAAGCCAACCCATTTTGTGTATGAAGTGCCTGAGGTACAACCATCGATCTCAGAATTGCCGTTCCAAAAAGAGATGCGACAAATGCTCACAACAACATGAAGAAGATGAGGATAGTTGCCAAAATAAGATAAAGTGTCTTTACTGTCGGAACGACAACGCGCATAAAACATCTGACCCCAACTGTCCAGAAATGATTCGTCAGAAAAAACATCAAGCAAATAATGGCTAAAACAACGCTAACATACCTTGAGGCTAAAGAGCAGAACCCCACACTGACCCAAAACCGGTACGACATTTTGGATAACGCTGAAGAATTTCCATCTCTTCCGGAAAGCTATTCGAAGATGACAAAAGGTGCATATAAGCCAATAAATCCCCAGCCGTACAAACCGCAGAAATTCAAAAGACAATTGCAGGAAGTGGTGATTGCCGACCAGGTTCAGGTATACGCAgacaagaagaagaaaaaggaaGGGCCTGAAGAGCAGAATGGAGTGGcgctttttaacaaattcaaagtCACCGAGTTTGAACGCTGGGCGCAGGACCTAGAGAATACAAGAAAGCTAAACATCGAGCAACAAATCAtgcagaattttaataaagacgTGGAGAAATCAGCAATGATCGAAAATACAACCAGCAGTGCTAGTCAGCAAAGCGTAAACGCATACAGGAAAAACCAGATTGGGAACCTACGATGGAGCCAAAAAGAGACAGGAGATATTGGACAACCCTAAGTATGTAACGATAAACGTAAGTAAAAATGAACAATTACCTCAAATTATTTCAACTTAATATACAAAGCCTTGAGAAGAACCGAGAAGAGCTATCCAGAACGCTTATTAATAATCAATACGATATTGCATTAATATCTGAAACTTGGACCAAACACGAGTTAggtaaacaaaaatatcatgtGCCAGGGTTTTTCACCTACCTGAATTCGAGAGATGACGGGTACGGTGGAGCCGGTTTAATCATCAGTAAAACGCTAAAAACATGTGAGGTGGAGACACCTACTTTCCCAAAAATTCAGATTATCGCTAGAAAGATAATTAAGATCGAGATTGTTGTAGTTTCCATATATGCAGCTCCCAATATATtccatgaagatttgaaaaaaagcctAAAATTGCTATtccaaaaactttcaaactaTTCAAAAGTAATTGTGGGAGGAGATTTTAACTCTCACCACAATTCTTGGGATACGATTCATTCGGATAGTAAAGGGCAAGCACTATTTGATTTGATTAACGAGGAAAATATAATCCTATTGAACGATAGCAAACCGACATTTGTCCCAGCAGAGCTAGGAAAAAGGCCATCAACGATCGATTTAGTACTAGTCACCCCGCCAATTTTCCAGACCGTATCAATGAAAGTGCTAGACTACGGATTCGGAAGTAGGCATCTAGCAATCGAAACAAATATTGACATAGCAAACCCACTGACATCAAGAACCTTCATTAACGAATGTAAAGTACAGGAAGCTTATAGTAAAATCGATCTTACAACAGTATCAACTTTTCAAGAGCTACAAACAACGTCGAAAAGGATTCTAAAAAATGCTAGGCAAAGAAACAGTTATACTCCCAAATTCTGGTGGAGTGACGAGGTTGAGCATGCTTGGCAGGCAAAACGCGATGCAAGGATAGCCTTCAACAGAAACGGGGGCATGAAGGAATTAATAGAACTGAAAAGGACCGAAGCTGtatttattaaaaagaaaattgaatcatCAAAGAAAAAGTTCGAAGAGTTTGTAGCTAGTTTTGACCCCCGTACATCATCGAAAGTGATATGGGGAAAAATAAGGCAACTGAcagggaaaaagaaaaaaattgaaaacattttagtGCATGATGACCCAACAATGgcacaacattttttaaacaaacacttTCCCCAAGAGAATTTCTCCGATCTGATACCATGCTACAAACCATCATATGACGTCATCACAATAGAGTTCTGGGAATCCTTTCTATCGGGAAGAGGCAATTCCTCGCCAGGCCCAGATGGAATTAAATAcagcttttttaaattgcttaaaCATGAGGTCAAACATAGCTTAATTAGGGACCTGAATATGATATGGAGAAGTGGCTCCATACCCCACGAACTGAGGACAATAAAAATTGTTGCTATCCCAAAGCCCGGAAAGAATCCAGAAACCGTTGAGGGAACCAGACCTATCTCGCTTGTAAATTGTGGACTCAAGATACTAAATGCAGCTGTCTTAGATAAGCTTCAACAGCATTTAGAAAACTTGCATGTAATTCCTAAACTCTCATTCGGTTTTCGTAAACGCAGATCAACGGTTAGTTGTCTGGAGTTTGTCACGAACAAAATAACTCAGGTGAGACATGACAAGCAGACTGCTGCAGTTGTGTTCATAGACTTGTCCAATGCATTCAATGCAGTCAAAATAGAGGTTTTAGAAAAAACAATGCTATCCGCCCGCATACCCCCGGAATTTTCAAGTTGGATGGTTGCATTCTTAGCGAACAGACCCATTCAATTCAGAGTCGGAAACGAAAATATAATACGACAGGTCAGCCAAGGACTACCACAGGGGGACGTTCTATCGCCCACCATGTTTAACATTTACACAGCCACACTTCACAGTATAAAAGTAGAAGGAGTAACACTCGTCCAATATGCAGACGACTTTGCAGTGATAATAGAAGGAAGAAACATGGTTGAAATCGATGACCGAGGCCAACGTTTCCTTAATATTTTCGCAGACAAGGCTAGGACCCTAAACTTTGTTATAAATGCTCAAAAGACCAAGGCAGTGGTCTTTAATAACGGTAACAAAAGTCTAAATATCTCTATCGAACAAGATAAAATCGAAACAGTAAGAATGCATACTTATCTTGGTGTGCTACTAGACAAAACTTTAAGGTTCGGTCCTCACATCAGAGAACTTCAACAAAAACTAACTGAGCGGCTCAGTATGATCAAGGTGATAAGCGGAGTTAAACATGGAAGTCATCCGGAAACACTCGGAATGGCACATAACGCTCTATTTCGAGGACTCATAGAATACGGCGCGAGTGTCTACGGATCCGCAAGTGCCtctaacttatcaaaaatagataaaataaataacgcCTGTCTTAGGAAAGTTACGGGCTGTACCAAAACAACCCCCATAAATACTCTGCATGCGTTGGCAGCACAACCTCCACTACAATTCAGAAGGCTTAAAGTAATTGGAAGGCAAGTGGCAAAACATTGTTACGGGAAGACCCCAATTTGGGAGCAACTACAACAATTTAACAGAACTGATGAAAACAGACTCTCGCTAGTAGAAAAGATCTACCGAAACAACGAGCACATTTTCAACGAGATGTCCTCGCTCATCAAAAGTCGACAACGATACGACTCAGTACAGGTATGCACTACTCTTAACAACGAATTTTGGCCCAAAAAGAATACAGAAACAAAAGTACTCAAACAACTTACCTTATCATTGATACatggaaaatacaaaaatcgacaaatcaTATATACGGACGCCTCTAGTGATGGCGAGGTGTGCGGTATTGGCATATATCACGAAGCAcgaaacagaaaaataaacctCCGTCTGCGACATTTCGTCTGCATTATGTCTGCGGAGCTGCAAGCCATACTTGTTGGGTTAAAATACATTTCCACGAACGATATATTGGGGGCTGTTATCATGACGGACTCGAAATCAGGATGTGAGCTGATACAAAATAGTATCGCCAAATGTGAGCATGATGAGGTAATTCACCAGATCCTAGACTTGACTGCGAAAACAGGAACAACAATCCAATGGATACCCGGACATACTGGTGTAAATGGAAACGAGATGGCAGACCAACTTGCCAAGGCAGGAATCAACAACCAAACGATCTGTAACAACAAAATATTATTACATGATGCGATAAATCTCTTTGGGTCACTAAGTGAAGAAGCGGCGCAACAATGGTACTTGAACTACACTCATGAACTTGGAAAAGGACGAAAGTTCTTCCAGATCAGCAACACAATACCTAAAAAACCCTGGCACCACAAACTACCACTCGACAATAGAGAAGTCCGAACACTAAATCGTTTACTATCCGGTCATGATTATTCCAACTTTTGgctaaacaaaatgaaaatcactGAAGAAGGCACTTGTGAAACATGCAATGTAGCAGATAACTCCGATCATGTAATTTTCTCCTGCGTAAAGTATACTCTGAAAAGGCAAAAATACAAACTTGATAATTTTCGTAACATCTATCAGATTTACGATAAAAAAGACGTGGATCTACTAAAAAATGTAGTATGTTTCCTGAGAGAAATCGAGAGCTCCATATAAACCGAAATGTAAACAACCAGAAAGGGTTCCCAATCATGCTGCCAAAGTAGCAACAAAGAATGAAATAGCTGAAAATACCAATATGTAGTCTTAATATTAAGTCTCCATGACTATAAACGCTATCGCTGGCAATATAGCAACACTGCTGTGCCATTCCCCGCTATCGTCAAAACTGACGTGATAGCGAccaaaacgaagaagaagaagaagaggaaaTTCGTTCGTTTTTTTCCGTGTTCAAAGAGTTCCGTTTCCCTACGGTTATTAAAATGATAGTGATCGAAAAAAGAAAGTCCTGGAAACGTTTGGCAATAGTTCACTGGATCACTACCCGGGGTAAACTGTTCATCATCTGGCTCGCCTATGCGCCGTTTCCACTTGCTCTGCAGTTTCAAGTGGCTCAATTCCCAGATTTTGCAGCGATTTTTTATGTGCCACGATTTCAGCGCCGAGGAGGATTTCTGTATGGCAGTTCCTGCATTCCCGGTTCAAACACATCGTTTTCGGAAGACTGTGTATGGGACAAATCCCTGGGGAGGTAATTGATGTAATTCTTGAGATTGTTGAGAAATCCTTTAATTTTACTTCTTGCTGTTTTTTTAGAAAGGAATCGACACAATGGAATTAAAACGATCCTAGTAAGGAGTGCTTGATCCGGATTTGAAAAGAGAAGATTTGGGAGCTCCTCAAAGTGAAAGTTATCCTATTACGTCCTGGATGTTTCCGGAAGGATTTCTCTGGGTAAGTGTTTTTATGTAAATAAGAGTCTTCCACATTGCTCTAAGCGGAGAGCACCTGTTGGCAACTTTTCCTTTCTTCAATTATACACAAAACCGAACTCGTGTGCTGTTCATTTATTTGTGTCATTTCATTCATGAATGTTTGAGTTAGTATAAATATAAGAAATAAAGAAAGAATATTAATAAGAATAGCATAGCAAACCACAGCATTGGGTGACacacacatcttgaattggctgataaaaagaaagaatatcatcaaaaattgtatatgctaattttgaatttttagattATGGCGACAATCATAGAACCTATGGAGCTATAATTAACAGTAGATTTTTGTTGACATATGTTGTAGAtattaatataaatttaaattatttttatttttataagggATTTGACCTCCACAGGAGGCTTTCGTCCCAAATACATAATATTATGAAGTTAACATtttgtttatggtttttttcttgcaatttcgatttatattttgaattttggaatacgaaaaaatattgttaaacaatTTCATGTAACATGCggggaaaatataaatttcgttAAACTttttgcaattgaaattttacatcTGAAGGCCACTTGCAAATTTATAAAGATAGTACGCATGCAACGaaatatcttttattttgtaaattagttaaatctagaatatagataatttaaatttgggcttttaaatttaaatttgagatttttaaaaatcaaattaatttactACAACatgtaaaattatgataattgtttgtttttcagattttgttgaTGAACATGTCTGATACATCGGGGAAGCCTCAAGAACGCGATGATGGAGGAAAACTTCCCGATATGAAACGTAAGGTAATGGCTATTTCATGTATGTTTACATTTGGCTAACTGTCTTTTCTTCTCAGGAACGACCATTACTAAAAACATCGTGCCACCAAACTAATGCAGGTGacaacattttcaattgatcGTGACAACAAAGTTTCGAAGAGATACGACCCGCGGGAAAAtgtaagcgaaaaaaaaaaaaagaatagaagATAAAAGCAAATCAATTCTTATTTTTACATCCAAGAAAGAAATCCCATTTATGAagagtaataaaattttgaattttactcattttctagtaatttaattattaaaaaaaaatttctaaaatttaagcaaaaataattttatatgcTGAAAAATTAGTAAAACTTTAGTACGGACACTTTCCGactattttgctaaaattttagttaaaaaaaattgcttatttCATTGCTAactttttagctggtcaaatttgagcaaaattttgctaatttttggcctcgaaaattttgtgtgtagatgGGGAAGGCTGTtgctaaggattttttttaattgttccgGTTTTGGAAAACAAATACAGAGCGGCTTGAAAAGCACAGATCAGAaaggctgttgctaagaatgttttcggattgtttCGGCTTTGGGAAACGAAAACAGAGCGACTGGAATAGCACagattaaaagtatttttctaaaaagcacagattggatagactgttgctaagaatgttccATACTGTTTTCATATGGATTAAATTAGACTTAAAATCTTTAGTTTGGGTTGATTTCGGAAGTAATTTCTTTAACGTTTCATTTCAAcctatgtttatttcaattatcTTCAAATCGGTTtgggaaatgaaaaattaagcaGTTCAGACCActtaaaattttgctttcatgAGCTTTCTCAATCGATCTATTTCTGTAGTTAAACCCTCTTTTTGGTCATGATAATAAACTAACAACCCTTTGCGTACTCGTTCATGTGAATTTCAGTGGTACTTGGGGAAATAGGGTGACCAAGTAGACCCCAACGCAGTAAAGTGTCAATTTTTGGTATGGAccacaaattgtcaaaaaaatatcaagacgAAGCTTTGGTAAGGTTTGAACTGTGCCATTGTGCCAatcgaaaaataattattttttcttagctGTATGTTTTGTTTATTGCCCTCCAGTGCCCATTTCGGCATTGGTTCTTCCGACTTTTGGCACATAATGTTGACGTGATCATCAGAAATCATAATACCATTGACTTGAATTGATATTCCTACCCCCGCCAAAAATTAAGACCCCTCTCCTcagcattttttcttcaaaatgttcACGCCTAACTCACACAATAAgtgcaagttaaaaaaaaatgttggcttgCCATTCTCCGTTAAATAGTGCTATGCTAGAAAATTGTAACGTCCATCGACATTGTATGTTTCTGCGTTCTTCCAAGAAGGCGGTGATTGATTAAAACTTCTACAACAAAAGCAATTACCCGCTCGAACTTGAAAGTGAAGTTCAATCACAGCCTTCAAGCTATAGGAATGACCTTTTCCCGTGCTATGTTTGTTTACTTTCGATGGATTTTACTTCTACTTCGGTGTATAACACGAGCCTACTGTGATTTATTGCAGGgtaattttactcatttttcATGACTGGCTAGTGTAACGTGTCCGACACAGTCGGCATGTTACGCTTGGCCTTGCTGCTGTTTTCTTCGGTTTGAGACTTGTTGGACCTCCCTCGGAGTTTGATCTGAGctgtttaaacgattttttccgTGATCGACCCTAAATATTAATTAATAACATCCCAATAACTAAGTGTTTATGTGGTGTGAAGGCAGTAAAAGCGCTCCAGAGCGAAAAGTATTTTATATCTCCAATCAAAAGTTTACCGTCCTTCAACACTCGAAATCGAAATGAAAGAAACCTAATCTTTTCGCCCCGACCataataagaaaacaaaaaaaaaagcctcAACAAAAGGCTTCCAAGGATCATTTCTCATAACTCTCCCTACACAAGATATTAAAAGCAATAGTCGGTGCCTCGATTTTTTTATGAGTCTCCGCCCTCCTGTGAGCATCGGTCAGTTTCTTCTGTTTTCGTCTCCCGATTCAATGGCTTAAAGATGCCATCATTGCATTGGACAAAGCGAAGAAGAAGAAGCTAGCGACGAAAACCAGCATCGACAATAAAAGTGTTAATAGATTCCAATCGACGCGGGTGCCAAAATCGATTAACGCAAAGATGAGAGAAAAGCATGCACAAAAAGCACTCCCGCATTCATGTGTGGATCCATATGGAAGGAAACGGACCATCCCACACACCGTGCCATCATCTGGGGATCCGGAGGAAGGATTATTGGGCAGGTTCTTGGCATCGCGATGGCAGTTGCGGTATATTTCATTCCAATTGCCATCTTCATCACCCCGCTGTTTTTGGCCAAGGATATGTGAAGATTAGGGTTGCTTCCTTgagataatttgaattttatttggatAACTTAGTAGGCTACGCAGTAAGTTAAAAGTTTTGGCCTACTGTAACTTCTGCGCATATACTTGAAGTAACTCAAACTTCTTAATAAATCGGAAATTTCACGAGTTAATTTTGGAAACCCTATCGCCGTAGTTTAGCACGAAGAAGCGCCgaaaacaacagcagcagccgtCATCTCAATTACTTTTCAGTGGAATGTGTTTTATTGGCCGCCCGTTCGAAATATCTCACATATCGTTATGGATGATGGCATGGCGCAAGGTATCAAATTCTTCGCGTGCGTAGCGGCAACCAGGCTCGAAAAAGCCATACCATAAGGAACAGCCTCTCTGTCCCGCTCTGTTCCATCCGGAATTCGGTATGGCTCTACGGAGTTAGTTGCTAGGTATGGACCATCATCGTTCGTTCCCGTCGTTCGTGATTTTGGCTCGTTGTGGTTTCGGTGTAGCGACCTATAGGTAGGAATGATGTTATGAACGATGATCTGCGATAATTTTTACGTTATTGGCTCTGATAAAGGGTAGTATTTATTGCGAGCTGACTTTAGATAGGTCCGTATGGATATGGAGGTGTAAGATTCCATCCGGCTTCTGActtgatgaaatattttcccATCATTTCCCGGACAGGCTGGCAGCCTGGGATGATGATCACTATTATTATGTACATCATCCTTACTCATCTGGAGAAAAcagtttgttgcattttatgagtcaaaattcatgaaaaacttcTGAAGAGTAGGGGTTTGCTGAATTGTCAAGACGTGTTTTTTTcgactgtaatttttttttccaaaaattaaaatttaatgtatttttaAGATTCTTTCAATCAAATACGATGGCATTGATGGTGGTGCGGAAATGCAATCGTTTGTGTATAAGTTAAGTTAAAAGATAATAACGGGTAGCCTGGTGAAGATTTGTTCCATCAAATCTCCATATGACTTAGTTTGGAAATATGATAAAagtcagagccaaaggggtatgaCTAACAAAATGATCGGTTTGAATTAATGatgtcaaacgattcttcatatttcaaaccacatttgatgattttttcggacttaaagaatttttctgcatacttttacatttaaatcaaaaatagatACTCCcacaaaaatatattgaaaatagtcgaacacataaattcaaaatcgtgttttctcgaaataagctttaatGCTCTTTGAATCCAAGGGCCTCAATGATTttaaatgatgttccttattttgaacatgcattgaaaataaaattaaagtagTCTAGTTCACCAatctaaatatataaaaatgaatgtttgtctgtctgtctgtctattctctatagactcaaaaactactgaaccgattgaTTTGAAATATGGGATGTAAGAGTTTTTCTTcggtcggagatggtttctaaaatactttcaaaccgctcCGACCTAAAGGAGAGAGGGCTCCCATaccaaatcattaaaaatatgacacagtTTGCTGGCtggtgaagtagacaatgtgcaactcgagaccccatacacccaaccttcggatagtggtcatatcacctcttgactgcaactccgattttctacctccccgtggtgctagctggggtgcgagcaaccttagcggagatcgggtacccaaccccggtggatgctttggtcgcatgcagactgagtcagggggctttgtacgcgtctgttctccatgtcaggggcggcgtgcggagtgcaacaacgtccaggtggtgttcgggacccaaaacagcaacatcacgacggtcctccggcgagatagtggggttagctgcgggccttgcgagcctgtgactacaaaaaacataagcaacgaacaacgaacaacaaatttcggatggaaatcggcaaagacccacgcgacgaaaagggactagcgattggaaacttggaacatggaactgtcgatctctaaattttgtgggcagtacccacgtgctctgcaacgaattgaagagccgcaaattcgacatcgtagcgctgcaggaggtatgctggaagggctccacggtacgaacgtacccagatggtcgtgccatctaccagagctgcggcaacacacacgagcttggaacagcttttatagtgatgggaaagatgcaaaagcgcgtgatcgggtggtagctgatcaactcacgaatgtgccggttgagaatcaagggccggttcttcaatatcagcatcatcaacgtgcacagccctcacctcggaagtaccggtgacgacaaagacgaattctacgcgcagctggagcgtgaatacgaccgttgcccaaaacataatatcaagatcgtcatcggggatttcaatgctcaggtcggccaggaggaggaatttaaaccgacaattggaaggatCAGTgtgcaccagctgaccaacgaaaacggcctcagacttattgatttcgccgcctccaaacgaatggccgtacgtagtacctattttcagcaccgcctcccacac
This sequence is a window from Uranotaenia lowii strain MFRU-FL chromosome 3, ASM2978415v1, whole genome shotgun sequence. Protein-coding genes within it:
- the LOC129754064 gene encoding uncharacterized protein LOC129754064 — translated: MSAELQAILVGLKYISTNDILGAVIMTDSKSGCELIQNSIAKCEHDEVIHQILDLTAKTGTTIQWIPGHTGVNGNEMADQLAKAGINNQTICNNKILLHDAINLFGSLSEEAAQQWYLNYTHELGKGRKFFQISNTIPKKPWHHKLPLDNREVRTLNRLLSGHDYSNFWLNKMKITEEGTCETCNVADNSDHIYDKKDVDLLKNVVCFLREIESSI